The Bdellovibrio bacteriovorus genome includes the window TCAGTTTTCAAAGAGCGAATTCTTACTCATCATTAATGTTTCGTAATGACGAGGTAGTGTTTTTAACTAAGCCGTTAGGCCTTGTCAACACCCAAAAAATCTTTTTTCAAATTATTTTTAAAATAGTTTTAAAAAAGATTTCTCGCGTTTCTTACGCACCAAAACGCAAAAGCACCCGCTCGAATACAAATCGATTAAGGTAGCTTCTACATCACTTGTTTGGATTCAAACTCGTCGGCGGAAGAGACACGGTTATAAGGGAACTGGGGTTCGGTTGGCAAGAATTATTTATGCTTATATTAATCGCAATAACATGGCGCTCTCGCCGCAGATTTAGGCAAATGCGTGATTTGAGGGTGTTTTTGCCTAAAATAAAGGCCCTATCTCTTTTACAAGACGGGCCCGGATACAGCCAAAGGCGATTTAATTTCTTAATTGAGGTGCACTTTATGGTGCTCTCCCAGAGCTCGGGGGTCTCCAGTAATATAAGCTTTCGCAAAGGCGGCCATTTTAACAACCGTAGAAGACGGAGAATCCCAGTACTCGGCATCCGTCACATCTATCTTTAAAAGAGCGATGTTCGGATCATCAATGCCGCCAGAGAACCACACCTTGTAAGCTTCGCTCCAAAGCTCCTCAAGCTTCGCTCTGTCTTCAACAAGAGCGGCCTTCCCAGAGATAGAAACGTAATGTCCCTTCGGCGAGGCAAAGCTTGCATTTATCTGCGGTTGGGATTGAATATTTTTAGCTAGCTCACAAGAGCGACCAATAATGAACCACAGGTCGCCATCAAATTCCACGTCTTGAGTGGTTAGAGGACAGCTCTGCAAGGAGCCCTCGGCATTCGTGGACGTTACCATCGCAAACTTGATGTCTTTAATGATCTCACCTAGCTTCTTAATATCTTCAATAGCAGTCTGATTTGTTGCGATCATAAAACCTCCCCCTTTAGAACAACTTAAAACAGGGTGGGAAGAAATCAAAGACGCCTTGTCTTGTGAAAAACCATAAGAATTGATGTTATAAGGCAAAGATTCTTTCCTTTGGAGTTGAACTTAAAGCCCAAAGACTTCTACAATTTCTTTCATGAAAAACATTATTTTGACCACATTATTTAGTTCTCTTTTAGCAACCTCTGTTTTTGCCAAAGATCTGGCGGTGGGCTCAACGGCTCCGCTTTTTAAGGCCACTCTTCATGATGGGAAAAGTTTTGACTTAAGACAGCGCCGCGGTTCTTGGACCGTGCTTTATTTCTATCCTAAGGCTGGCACTCCTGGTTGCACCAAGCAAGCTTGCGCGTTTCGCGATAGCATCGACATCATCCGTAAAGAAGGTGCCGAGGTTTATGGTTTAAGTGCCGACACCAAAGAGGCTCAAGCCGCTTTTCACAAAGAGCATAATTTGAACTTCAGCTTAATCGCCGATCCTCAGGGAGAAGTGGTCAAAATGTACGGCAGTCAGATGGAAGGCAAAGAGATGTCCAAACGTTGGACTTTCATTTTGGATCCCGCCCTAAAAATTCGCGCTATTGAAAAAGACGTGGATCCAGCTTTGGATGCTGAACGTGTCGCTAAAAAAATCGCAGAACTTAAAAAGTAATCACCACACCTGCGGAACTTTGCGCAGTTTTGAAACATCAAAACCCAAAGCTTCCGCACGACTGACAAGCCGGGTGTAAATCTCTTCTGGCATTTTTGGCTGACGTGACATGATCCATACATACGAGCGATCTGGCACGCCAACAAGACTGTAAGAGTAATCTTGAGCGACATCTAAAATCATATAATCAAATTGCAGTGGCCATATCGGCCGCACCTTCCATTCAGAGTTGGAACGCCCATCGGAAATCCACGCTTCTTGTAAAAATGAAGTCACTTGCCCTTCAGGACTGGAGTGATGATGACTGTAGTCGATGTAAATTCTTTTTTCAGCGTCATCCCAACGATAAGACTCTATGGCGTTAACCGCCTCACGTTCGATCATAGTGGGGATATTGGCAATCACATACCAATCACCCATATAGCGATGGATCTCTATCGAGGTGCTGGGTTTAAGTTCTTTATGTTCTTGCAAAGAAGACGTCGCGCATCCCAAGATCAACGACGACATCACCAAAAGAGCCATCAGTTTCATATTCAAAATAATACCTGAGGAGATGAGTTCCTTCGAAGAAATCCAAGGGAATTCAGACTTAGGCCCTAACGCTCAGC containing:
- a CDS encoding peroxiredoxin encodes the protein MKNIILTTLFSSLLATSVFAKDLAVGSTAPLFKATLHDGKSFDLRQRRGSWTVLYFYPKAGTPGCTKQACAFRDSIDIIRKEGAEVYGLSADTKEAQAAFHKEHNLNFSLIADPQGEVVKMYGSQMEGKEMSKRWTFILDPALKIRAIEKDVDPALDAERVAKKIAELKK
- a CDS encoding lipocalin family protein, which codes for MKLMALLVMSSLILGCATSSLQEHKELKPSTSIEIHRYMGDWYVIANIPTMIEREAVNAIESYRWDDAEKRIYIDYSHHHSSPEGQVTSFLQEAWISDGRSNSEWKVRPIWPLQFDYMILDVAQDYSYSLVGVPDRSYVWIMSRQPKMPEEIYTRLVSRAEALGFDVSKLRKVPQVW
- a CDS encoding pyridoxamine 5'-phosphate oxidase family protein; the protein is MIATNQTAIEDIKKLGEIIKDIKFAMVTSTNAEGSLQSCPLTTQDVEFDGDLWFIIGRSCELAKNIQSQPQINASFASPKGHYVSISGKAALVEDRAKLEELWSEAYKVWFSGGIDDPNIALLKIDVTDAEYWDSPSSTVVKMAAFAKAYITGDPRALGEHHKVHLN